From the genome of Sphingobacterium kitahiroshimense, one region includes:
- a CDS encoding ArsC/Spx/MgsR family protein, whose product MIKIYHNKLCSKSCAVLDLLKSKDVDLSIREYLQDVPSKDELLELVTLLQLKPLELIRRTESIFQEKFKNLVLSDEEWISVMLEYPILIERPIVVKDGKAVIGRPIDKVITLISEG is encoded by the coding sequence ATGATAAAGATATATCATAACAAATTGTGTAGTAAAAGCTGTGCTGTATTAGATTTATTGAAATCGAAAGATGTAGATTTATCAATACGGGAGTATCTTCAAGATGTTCCTAGTAAAGATGAATTGCTTGAGCTGGTCACTTTACTTCAATTAAAACCTCTTGAGCTGATACGACGTACTGAATCAATTTTTCAAGAAAAGTTTAAAAATCTTGTTCTTTCGGATGAAGAATGGATCTCCGTTATGTTGGAGTATCCTATTCTAATTGAGCGTCCTATTGTTGTAAAAGATGGTAAGGCCGTTATCGGTCGACCGATTGATAAAGTAATAACACTAATATCAGAAGGTTAA
- a CDS encoding YceI family protein, with product MATYKWSIDPSHSEVAFKVKHLMITTITGYCGKFTLDLETTSNDFNTAKNIAFKAEINSINTNDTQRDEHLKSADFFNAEAYRYLEFTGVKYVGIGDEAQLTGNLTIGNITKAITLKVLFGGIVVDSYGQTKAGFSLSGQLSRKEFGLTWDAVTEAGNIVVSDEVRISAEVQVIKKDIIL from the coding sequence ATGGCAACATACAAATGGTCAATAGACCCAAGTCATAGTGAAGTCGCTTTTAAAGTGAAACACTTAATGATTACAACGATAACAGGTTATTGTGGTAAGTTCACACTTGATCTTGAAACTACTTCTAATGATTTTAATACCGCTAAGAATATAGCATTTAAAGCGGAGATAAATTCTATCAATACCAATGATACACAAAGAGACGAACATTTGAAGTCAGCTGATTTTTTTAATGCTGAAGCCTACCGTTATTTAGAATTTACTGGTGTTAAATATGTAGGAATCGGGGATGAAGCGCAACTAACCGGAAATTTGACAATAGGAAATATTACCAAAGCTATTACATTAAAAGTTTTGTTTGGCGGGATTGTGGTCGATAGTTATGGCCAAACAAAAGCAGGCTTTTCTTTAAGCGGGCAACTTAGTCGTAAGGAATTTGGTTTAACATGGGATGCTGTTACAGAAGCTGGTAATATTGTGGTTAGTGATGAAGTACGAATTAGTGCTGAAGTTCAAGTGATTAAAAAAGATATAATACTCTAG
- the truA gene encoding tRNA pseudouridine(38-40) synthase TruA yields the protein MRYFFHIAYQGQNYNGWQRQPDVESVQEVLENTLHKVLKVPTTIFGCGRTDAQVHASQYFFHADIEKEYDFDLLFRLNKALPDNIAIYDIIKMEGKPHARFDAVHREYDYFIHTYKDPFLSNQSSLYLYPKLNLDKMSEAAKLLLKYKDFRPFCTHPDKNEHTICHVTAAGIFVNTKGDRIRFNISSNRFLGKMIRILTGKLLKIGNGELSIDEFENHLITLELPKILRPAHPIGLYLSKVNYPYLNLPPRTDFLTPSQSSDWISI from the coding sequence TTGAGATATTTTTTCCATATCGCCTATCAGGGTCAGAATTATAATGGTTGGCAAAGACAACCTGATGTAGAAAGCGTACAAGAAGTTTTGGAAAATACACTCCATAAAGTATTAAAAGTACCAACCACCATATTTGGTTGTGGCCGTACAGATGCTCAAGTCCACGCTAGTCAGTACTTTTTTCATGCGGATATTGAGAAAGAATATGATTTCGACTTATTATTTCGACTCAATAAGGCTCTTCCTGATAACATCGCCATTTACGATATAATAAAAATGGAAGGTAAGCCGCATGCTCGTTTTGATGCAGTGCATAGAGAATATGATTACTTTATTCACACGTACAAAGATCCTTTCTTAAGCAATCAAAGCTCATTATACTTATATCCCAAATTAAATTTAGACAAAATGAGTGAAGCTGCAAAATTGCTCTTAAAATATAAGGATTTTCGTCCCTTTTGCACACATCCTGATAAAAATGAACATACAATCTGCCACGTAACAGCTGCAGGAATATTTGTCAATACAAAAGGTGATAGAATTCGGTTTAATATTTCCAGTAATAGATTTTTAGGTAAGATGATCAGAATTCTAACCGGTAAACTTTTAAAAATAGGTAATGGGGAACTAAGTATTGATGAATTTGAAAATCATTTAATTACATTAGAACTTCCCAAAATATTGAGACCGGCCCATCCAATAGGTTTGTATCTATCCAAAGTTAACTATCCATACCTAAATCTTCCACCACGCACTGATTTTTTAACACCTTCCCAAAGTTCCGACTGGATTTCTATTTAG